The stretch of DNA CAAGCAACCCCATCAAATAATTGTTTCGCAACAGCTCACGTAACTTAAATTGCCGGTCAGGATAAGACAGGGCAGGGGCCAGGGCCGGCCCAACTCATCGATCAGGTGCCTTGCTTGCCTGGATGGGTTGATTTCTTCTTGTTCCGGGGATGGCTTGTGCAGGGAGGCATGAGATCCTAAGCTATTAGAGTACTATTCAACTCCTGCCGTTGCTGGCTTGGCTTGAGGAGGAGCCCTCTCCCTACCTCTCGGCATCCCTGCGTGTTTTCTGGCAAGCAATTTGTCGGTATccctggactagggtacccatTCTTGCTatgtctaggcaagagtctcgtagttTTCCTTGACTACACGCTGGCGACCTAAGCAGCCGGACCCCCTGGTCTGGAGCCCTTCTCACccggccaacggccccggacccattCCTTGCTTGTGAAgtgtccggtgacgccacgtgccccGAAGAAGGGAGCGCTCAGTTCAAACAGCCCGGAGCCCCCGGAACTCTCAcggagccccggacctcccatggAGCCCCGAATCCTCCTACGGCGCCCCGGACCCCCCCCTCGGGAGCCCGGACACTCATATATTATctggacccctcagcggggagggaaccAACTCCCCGCCTGAGGCTAGTCCGGAGCCGCATGTGTCCACAGATACGGACACGCGCACGGTCGTGAGGCTTCACTGGAAGattcgcccacctaccgcattcaatgcgggagacgtaagtgcgctctgccacagcagagcctaaggcgacttttgccaggctgtactattGATCGCgcattaccaaggtgcacactgcagccgccggcgccgcccacgctATGCGCGTCAGTTTGCtatgccagttggacacgacAGCTCGACTTTGCCCATCatgacgcctacgcggtagacccaacagtctacgccgcaacctacactgtctcaacgggcgcctcgccgatgggacaagtgaagaccccccctcggtcagagagtctgcAGTACGATAAAACATATCcgggagagattctcaaccactgtagcaccattaatgtCTTTTTCgtggtatactatacatcctcgttgggcccacctgtcggggtccaacatcTGTGTACGCGTCtcccttgcgctataaaagggagacgcccgttagagaaggactcaagtCGAAAAGGGACTtgaaggcagaggatagactcatccacagacacaagagcaatacagctctcagtggacgtagggtattacgcttcggcggtccgaaccactctaaatccctgagtgttcttgtgttcttgcttcatgagAAGATCTGACGAATTGCTTGCGCTTCCCCGAGTAACCACTCTCTGGGATTagacgggtgcactacgccatcCGGCTGTAGCCCTCCTTCTAGAGCTACGACACAATTGCTTGAGTGGAAGCTTCCCTCACTGATTGGGCTTGGGCATGGCACTAGTACTTGTCAATGGTCAGTAGGAGCTGTGGCACATCCCTGTATGATTGTGTAGTTTGTCAACAATAATGGACGTAGGAGTATGTTGCATGATGCTCTGATGGTTTTTACTTCCTTGGATTGGATGCTCACTGCATTCAGCCCGGCTCCGTTTGGATCCTCCCGACTTATTTATGAGCTGCAATAGTTGAAGGAAGTCGGTTTAtagctttttttaaaaaaccggGTGGTTGGATAGTTGAAAATTGGACTAAAAGTTGCTATACATATAAGCCCCGGATGATCCAAGCAAAGCCTCAATTGTTGACCTTATTGTCGCGCACCAATATACTTCCCTGGCTTTAGTTAATTAATAATATAATTCCCGAAAAAACAAATGGGAAACATGCCTGGAGATGGCATAGTAATATTTTGCCAAATTTTTAGTTGTAGGTTTTGTAGTATGGCTCCACAAATGCATCATTACTAGTATTAATCTACGGCCAAAGGGAGAAGAGAAGGGACAGGTGGGTCAGTTCCTCGTGTTACCTGGCATTATTTGCTATTGAAGATTGTTAAAGAGAATTTCATTATAAATATAGTTTCTAAAAGAATCTCTACTGTGCCTTGCTTGTCCCAAACAGTTTTTGAAAATTGAAATGGAGTTTCCATCCGCATTTGGTCAGAGCAGAGGTCGTTCTGGCCTCTCCTCTAGATGACTCCGGTATCGGGCCGGGGGTGTCAGTAATGGCTCGATTCCTACAGGTCGCTGGAAATTTTTCAGGACACAACGATTGTGTTTAGATCATATAAAAAATTGAACAAAATTCACTGGTTCAACTAAAATTAGAAGGACTAAACacgatctaattataaaactaattacacggatggacggaaaatcacaagatgaatctattaagcgtaactagtttcttcattagaggttgtttactgtaacaTGACATTGTCTAATCGTGGTCCAATTAGACTTAACACCCATGACATTGTGGAATGAATATATTTAACACAGCATAAAAATGTTTGAGTTATCTTTAATGCAATGCATCCAGAGAGCAGACattagatttcttttcatcAAAAAGAATTGCAATGCTATGCCAACATAAACCTCAGGTTGCCCCCCTAAAAAACACAGCTTGGAGAAGCATCCACAAGCGAGGTGTGCAGCTCTGCAGAGCAGGACCCGTCAGTCAGTGCCACCTCCAACAGCATGCAGATAAGAACAGCCACGTCGGACGCCACGCCATCGTACTGTCCACGTCGGCATCCTCCGCCTGCTTTAAAACCGGTCCCCCTACTCTCGTCCTCTTCCCCCCGAAAATTCGCACCCAGAAAATCGACCCGGAAAATACCAAAAAACCCTAACCGCTCCGATCGAATCATTCATCCAAGGGTCGCAGTCCGCGGCCATGTCTCaggcgaccgccgccgcccaggatcGCTACCCCTGCTGATACCCCTGGATCGCCATTTCTCCGCGTCGATATGAGGGCCGCTCCGACCGATCCGTCCccgacgccggcgaggtcgaTGCTGAAGCGCCTCTTCGATCGCCAGCTCCTGCGGATCTCGCCAGCGGAGCGGCTACCGTCGGCGGGCGCGGGGGAGAAGGATGAGGCGGAGCCGAGCTCCGTGTGCCTGGACGGCATGGTGCGCAGCTTCCTGGAGGACGGCGTCGGGGCGGGCGCCGAGAAGCCAGGACACGGCGGCCGGTACTGCAACTGCTTCCACGGAGGGGATAAttccgacgacgaggaggatgaggaggcggcggcggcggcttccgaCGTCGCGGAGACGATCAAGGTAGTAACTTGATTCCTTTTCGGTGGGCGGTGACCGCGGCTGCCCGAGAGGGCACGAAGTGATTCTTAACCGTctcgcgccgccgtgcccaggGCCTCGTCCACTGCGCGACGCTCCGGGAGCGCAACCTCCTCGCCGACGTCTGCGCGCACCTGGAGCGCCAccgcgcggcgggcgcgcgccGGAGGGACCTGCTCCGCCTGGTGGCCGCCTCGCTCCGCGCCACGGGGCACGACGCCGCCGTCTGCGTCTCCCGCTGGGACAAGTCCGCCTCCCACCCCGCCGGCGAGCACGCGTACATCGACGTGCTCCTCCCGGCCGCCTCCGACCGCGGCGCGCCGGAGCGCGTCCTGGTGGACGTGGACTTCCGGTCCGCGTTCGAGGTGGCCAGGCCCACCAAGGCTTACCGctcgctgctgcagcggctgccGGCGGTGTTCGTGGGCAAGGACGACCGGCTCCGCCTcctcgtggccgccgccgccgacgccgcgcgcgccagCCTGAAGAAGCGCGGCCTGCACCTCCCGCCCTGGCGCAAGCCCGAGTACATGCGCGCCAAGTGGCTGTCCCCCTACGACCGCGAGcgcgaggcgccggcggcggaagtggccgcctccgccgccgctgcgagcGAGGTCGGCGTTGAGGGAACCGCCGCCGCGTGACGCGAGGCCGTTCTCGGAGTTTTTGTCTTCGAAGAGGGTCTAGGTGCAAAAGctaattttctttctttctttcaatTTTAACTCTTTTTTGGGGTGGTATTTTGGGCTACGAAGTGAGAGAGGTATGTATTACTGTACTGGTAGTGTTGCACGAGAAGAGGAGAAAATCGCTATATAGTGTAGTGCTAGTtttaggaagagagaaaaagaaaatatcggATAACATCGGTCCACTTTTGTTAATGACGTTTACCACTTTGTCTAAGTAATGGAACTTGCTATGATATATTCGCAGTGACAATCGCCAGATCACGGCCGTAAAAGCTTGCACAATATTTAGTTATTGACCTAAATGTCACTTGGCAGAAAATTTTGAGGCACCATACATAATGTTGCTTCTTTGAATTCTAAATTTGGATAATGCAAACTGAGTTTGCTTAGAGTCATTAAAAAATTTCTGTTTTTATCTGTAAAACACTAGTCCATTTTTATGAACGTGTGCATATAAATGAACTTTTAAGGTTATCCAGGGgggctattttttttaaaaaaaggttaTCCAGGGTTGttgaaaaatcaaaattcctcCCTTTGAATGGAAATCTTCCGGTTCAACTGTTGTGCACGCAGCGCTACCACTAAGCAAATTCTGCTTACAAGATATTATTGCAATAACAAGAAGGCCCATTGGGCGTTTGATGAAAATGGTAAATTCCTCTGAATTCCAGATAAGGTTGTTCAACTGTCATCTGGCATATGcttccaagaaaaaaaaatagtatccTCCAACCTCCGttgataataaaaaataaaaaagacgaagGAAAAATCCAAGGTGGTGGTACTGTGGAAGGCACCCAGCAGCCCAGGTGCCGGTTGTTGCAGGGGAAGGGAGACAGCAACAAGTGGGAACAAGTTTTTCCAAACCGATTCTGGAGGTTGCccatatatttaatttttctttaaaaaaagaataaaattcTGTGGATGGGGCTCCCCAATTTTTAGAAGGTTTTATTCCTGTTCGATTTGGGCGCCTAATAGGATCGAAAGATGGCCTGCACTTGCACTGGTAGGGAGGAGTAGGTAGGTAGGGCTGGAGCCTGGAGCTGTAGCTGGAttggaggcgctgctgcagaTGAGCACATACATCTCCTTGCTTCTGCAAGTCTGCATCTGCATCCGGCCAGGTCTGGTGTGCTCTGCCTCCCTTGTGGCTGGGTGGCCTACAATAGATTCTCTGGCGCGTCTGCAGGTTTTGTGGGCAAGACGCCAGGCCCAGATGGAGCAGGAGGCTCAGGTTTCTCCTCCGTAGGGAAATAAACGAGGCAGATTAATGGCCGTTTGATCTGATTTGGTCGTGGCAGATGTATTTGCAATAACTGTTCTTGTGGCAAGTTGAACGCGCTGCAGGTTATCCTTGGTTCTCATCGAATACGTTTCTCTCTCTGTCATTCCAGATTTGCAGAGGAAATTTCACAAGAAATAGCTAGCAGCCAGGAACGAAGAAGTTTCAACCTCCGATCGATCCCTCTTTGCCACGACGCCGAGGTATGGTAGAACGCAGGCCAAGGTACAATTAGTACGAAACGAGCAACAAAATGATACTAAAGGCCTTCTCGTCGGGCCTGAGGTGGTCCAGTACAGTAtgccgccggtcggccatgcATGGCGACGCGGCCAGGTGACGGCCGGGACGGACGATACGATACGACACGCCCGCTcgaccggcgacggcgaggccgccggATCTCGCATCGCATGCACGTACGCGTCGTCAGGCCATGGCCACGCGCGGCCGGACCCGGGGTGTCGCGCCGCCGGCAACCGCCCGCGTGCTGCGACGGCCTGTGCCTGTGCCTGTGCCTGTGCCCGCTGCGCTAGATTTATACTACACGGAGCGGGGGAGTTTGCTGCGGCTCCTGCCACTATTATCATCCCTGCCCGtgtttaattaataattagtcgCTGCCACTGCGAGGTGCATGGCCCCCCCTCGGTTTTAAGGCATGTCTTCCGCCGCAGGCGGCGCAGGTGCAGCGCCATGAAGAGGATCGGACGGCCGTTTTCGTCACGGATTCTGGCGCGCAGGAAACAAGGGTCGTTTCGATGATGCAGGAAAGAAGAGGGCGCGAGTTTGGATGGAGGACTGGGTAGTTCTATATAGATGTGGCAACGTATACCACTGCCAGCTCGACACGCCCAATGCAATGCAGGCTTGCAGAACTTGAGATGGATGCCGATATACGCACCTAGCTACCTGATGGTAGATCTTCACAGAGACTAGAGCTGCAAATTTGTGACTCTTAGTCTCTTACATGCACTTTATAtctttttagttcaaatattATTTTAGTACGATTCTTGCATCAAAAGGTGCGCCGCGAGCGCGTGGCCACATCGCGGTCGGCTCCCAGTCGTCGGATCGGCCGGCCGGTCCAGATGTGCACTTCCcggtcattttttttaaaaaaaaaacctcaAACTTTagagaaatcaacccgcggtccatcatcctcttccaaaattttttgcaaaaacttTTCTAAAAATCAACCCCCAGTCCAAAAGTCCAAATTTAAAAAAgtccaaatttaaaaaaatacaaataaaattTTAAGTTTCCATAAAATCAACCCCACCATCCTGATCCTTTCTCGgcattttttagaaaaacctTCGAATTTTAATTAAGTCAAACACAACTTGTTTTAACAATTACTTCTACACGAGAAACATTATACGTATAATTTGAATACCAAAACACGTTGGAATCAAAAGTTTCTCAACATAAAATTTGATTACGAATTAaaaaactacaactttatcataGAGTGAATCTTAAAGTTCAAAATGTTTTTGCAATTCATTTGCATAAACGCTTGCATACGACCTATTGTACCTACAATTTGGACTCCAAATGTCTTCAATCCAAAAATGATCACCAACTCAAAAGTTGCTTAGAATTTTAAAACCTACAACTTCACCATATAGCAAAGTTTTACAAATTCAAAGCATTTTCA from Panicum virgatum strain AP13 chromosome 9K, P.virgatum_v5, whole genome shotgun sequence encodes:
- the LOC120651042 gene encoding uncharacterized protein LOC120651042, translating into MRAAPTDPSPTPARSMLKRLFDRQLLRISPAERLPSAGAGEKDEAEPSSVCLDGMVRSFLEDGVGAGAEKPGHGGRYCNCFHGGDNSDDEEDEEAAAAASDVAETIKGLVHCATLRERNLLADVCAHLERHRAAGARRRDLLRLVAASLRATGHDAAVCVSRWDKSASHPAGEHAYIDVLLPAASDRGAPERVLVDVDFRSAFEVARPTKAYRSLLQRLPAVFVGKDDRLRLLVAAAADAARASLKKRGLHLPPWRKPEYMRAKWLSPYDREREAPAAEVAASAAAASEVGVEGTAAA